TGTTCTATGCCTTTTATCGGTTGTTTTTTTATCGCGATACTTTCTTTCACTGGCGCAGATATGCTCTGCTGGCCTTTATGGGTATCTCGTTTCTTTATCCATTGTTGAATATTCAGGATTGGGTAAAAGAACAGGAACCAATGAAAGAGATTGTAACCATCTATGCGGCAAATATGCTGCCCGAAGTCACTCCTCAACAGAGTACTCTCTGGGAGCAACTGACCGGCAATATTTGTCCGATACTCTACTGGTTGGGTATTGGTGCCCTAATTCTGCGTTTCCTTGTTCAGTTGGTTAGCATCTGTATTATTGCCAGACGTTCCAGAAAAGTGGTAATCAATGGAATTACCATACGGATCCCTGAAAAATCGGCTGCGCCATTCTCCTTTTTTCATTGGATATTTATCTCTCCGGAACTGCATACCGAAAATGAATTCCGGGAAATCCTGATTCATGAAGAGACGCATACCTGTCAGTGGCACTCGGCCGATGTGGTTTTAAGCGAACTGTTCAATATCTTTTGCTGGGTTAATCCATTTGCCTGGCTCATTAAGCGGGAAATCCGCAACAATCTTGAATATATGGCAGATAATCGGGTCGTACTCTCCATTCACGACACCAAGAGTTACCAGTATCATTTATTGGGATTGGCCAGTCAGAAAGCATCGGCTCATTTATGCAATTCATTCAATATATTGCCTTTGAAGAACAGAATCGTCATGATGAACAAAAGAAGGACGAAGGGCATTGCTAAAACAAAATATGTGATGTTTTTTCCGCTCGCTGCCTTGCTGATGCTGTTCAGCAATATTGAAGCGGTAGCCCGGATAACCGGAAAATTTGCTGAAGAGATTATATCTCCATTGACTACGGAAACAAGTAACAATGCGGATGCTGAAGCGGGAGACAGCTCAGACCAAGAGAGGGATGGCGACACCGAAGTTTACACGGCAGTAGAAAGTATGCCACGATATCCTGGAGGTGAAATTGCTCTGTTAAGCTATATAAGTAGAAATTTGAAATATCCGACAGAATCGAAGTTGAAAGGGGTGGAAGGCAAAGTGTATGTTCGTTTTGTTGTTACAAAAACCGGAGAAATAAGCAATGCCCGAATTATGAGGTCGTTAGATAAAGACTGCGATGCCGAAGCCATACGTGTGATAATGGGAATGCCTAGATGGGAGCCGGGGAAACAAAACGGGAAAGTGGTGAATGTATATTATGTGATTCCAATCAGTTTCCGGCTTAATAGCGACAAAAGCGCAACTCAAGGTGTTGAGGGTGACTTTGGCTCCGGAATGGAGAATGGTGAAACGAACAATAAAAATGCAACCGGCGAAGGCTCTTCCTCTAACGTCTATACAGCAGTAGAACAAATGCCTCAATTTCCTGGAGGAGAGACTGCTTTAATGAGGTATATATTCGATAATATTAAGTATCCCTCTTCTTCTCACCAAAATGGAGTGCAAGGAAAGGTCTATACAGAAGTTACGATTTCCGAAACCGGCGAAGTGAAGAATGCAAAAATCCTTCGTTCACTCGACCCCTTTTGCGATGCAGAAGCGCTTCGGGTGGTAAACAGTCTGCCTAAATGGATTCCGGGAAAACAAAATGGCGTAAATGTTCCCGTGAAATATGTGCTTCCAATAACGTTCAAACTTCAATAATCCCTGAAAAACATTGAAGTCTCATCCTGATTGTGTTATGTGACAAACCACAATCAGGAATATCCATCATTTTTTAGAGTTTCTTTTAACCGGTTAGAGTTAAAAGCAGACTTGCTTGAATAGTGTATGCGTGCTTTTTGTATGTATCGACAATTCATTGCCCTTTTAAAATATAATCATTGTCTAAATAATAATCAATTTACCATGAAAACAAACACAATCAGATGCATGTTGCTTGTATTGTTTGCAGTACAAAGTTGGGGACTGCAGGCTCAAGATGTGACTTATACAGTCAGGATAGAAACTCCGGGGACGTTATCGTCTCAGATTCCCGCTTCGGAAAAATATAAGATATCCCATCTCACGGTATCCGGTAAGCTGAATGGATTGGATATTGATTTCATTCGTGACATGGCTGGTGTCGCTCGGGCTTTGAAACCCCTCAAGGAGTATTCGTATGAAACAGTTTATGCCTATGAAGATTCAATAACGGAAGGCAAGCTTGCAGTGCTCGATCTTTCAAAAGCAGAGATTATGGTTGGAAGCTCTTATCTGATTCACGGCAGTAAGGTGATTTGTGAAAATGGCAATAAGTATTTCAGGGAAGAATACTATCAGACAAAAGGGGACAACTGGATAGGCGATTATATGTTCAGCGGTTGTATTAGTTTGACTTCCGTCACCATCCCTGATAATCTAAACTCATTTGGAATAGAGCCTTTTAGCGGATGCTTAAACATGAAAAGTTTAATTGCATCGGACAAGAATAGGAAGTTTTCCAGTCAGGACGGCGTGCTGTTTAATAAGAGCAAGACCCAGCTGATAGCTTGTCTGGCATCAGAGTCGTCTTATAAGATTCCCGCGAGTGTTGTCTCTGTTGCCGCTAATGCATTTGCTGGTTGCAAAGGCCTCGTTTCTGTCACTATTCCCGGCAATGTGGCTTCGATAGGCACAAATGCCTTTAAGGATTGTGCTTCCCTGAAAGAGATGATTATAGAAGATGGAAATAATCAGCTTTTGATGGGGGATTACTCACTTAAATACGGCACGGTTATTGATTTTATTTTTCCCGAGAGTCCGTTGGAGAAGGTGTATGTTGGAAGGGTATTGTCTAACAACGACCGCGAGTGCTCTCCTTTCGCGTTCTTTAAAAAGAGCATTAGGCAGGTGACTGTAGGAGAGGGGATGAATGCAATTGGGAGCAATGCCTTTTTAGGTTGCACCAGCTTGATTTCCATTTCTATTCCGGCAAGTGTGAAGTCCATTGGCAGTCAGGCTTTTTACCACTGCTCCTCATTAACATCCGTTGCATTACCTAATCGCATCAGCTATATTGGCGGGAATGCCTTTTCCGATTGCAGCGCACTGACTTCCATTGTTATTCCTGATAGTGTAAGATGCATCAGAGCCGGGACTTTTGCCAATTGTACATCACTTATGTCATTATCTATCCCAGACAATGTAACTTCTGTCATTGGGAATGCTTTTGAAGGTTGCACCGGAGTGAGATCCATCACAATAGGTGATAGCCTGACTTGGATAATGAATGACGCCTTCACCGGTTGCACGGGATTAAAAGAGTTCATCGTTTCTGGAGGGAATCCGAAGTACACGGTTGTGGATGGGGTTTTATTCAACAAGGAGAAGACTCAGCTGTTTGCTTATCCCAATGCCCGCTCAGCTTCTTACACAATCCCCGAAGGAGTAAGATTTATTGCCGACAAAGCCTTTTCGGGCTGTATAAAGTTGAATTCAATAACAATGCCTGTCAGCGTTAGACTGATAGGGACCCAATCGTTTTATGGCTGCACGGGATTAACTTCCGTTGATATCCCCAACAGTGTCACTACAATTGGTTGCAAGTCATTTGCTAATAGTACGGGGCTGACTACGGTAAACATTGGCAGTGGAGTTAATTCCATCTACCCGGATGCGTTTTCGGGGTGCAGAGACCTGAAAGAATTTATAGTTTCCTCAGGCAATGCAGCTTATTGTTCCGAAAATGGAGTGCTGTTCACAAAAGACAAAAAGTACCTGTATGCTTACCCCAAAGCAAAGTCGGCTATTTATACAATTCCTTCTTATGTAACCTTTATTGGAGAAGAAGCTTTTTCTAACTGTATCGGATTAAAAGAACTGCATTGCTCATCCATAGCTCCTCCACGTGCCTATACGTCCTCTTTTAACGGGATGGATAAAGCTCTTTGTAAGTTGTATGTTCCTAAAGGAAGCCGGATTTTTTATAATAGTGCCGACAATTGGGGATTTGGAAATATTATTGAAGAGTAATACGGATTAACTAATATCGACATCCCTAATACTGTTACATATATCGGGGCATTCACATTTATGAATTTTATAGGGCTGACGTCGATAATCATCCCTGATAAGGTGCTTTATCTTGGTGATCATGAATTTGACGGATGTTATAGTCTGAACGAGATGTGCATCATTTCTCCATAAATTTAATTTCAAAAAGTAACGCAAGTCACGCAAGTCGCGCAGAAAGTATGTAAATTGCTGTAAACTAAATATATACAGGTGCGTGACTTCTGCGTGACTTCCGATAAGTCGCGCAGTGCTGCTTTTGATTATATGTATATATATTTATTCACGATAATGCTAATATAGCATTTAAAAAAGGCTTTATTTTGAATATATGTAATTAAATATAATTATATTATGTAAATGTTCGATCTTGAGCGACAAGCACCACCACGAAGATGCTGCTGAATAATTATCAGAGTAACACTTGAAGATATGAATGCTTTAAAGTTTATGATTTAATATCATGTTTTTACTGCTCCACCCGGGTGTACGCTGCCTGTACACCCGGATGGAGAGTATCTGTACATCCGGGTGGAGGGAGTGGGTAGACCTGGATGAAGATCAGGCTCTTACATCTTCATTTTTTTAAAGTTGAAAGTAAAGATGAGATATATACTAACCAATATGATATCGCTAAGGCGCTTACCCTTAGCGCGTGAGATTGAAAAAGTCACGCAGGAAGTCACGCGCCTATATCGTCCTGATTATAAATGTGTTAAAGCGAAGGCGCGTAACTTGCGTGACTTATGCTACTTTTTCAAATCAATGCTATGAGAACTTGAAGCAATAGGTAAAGACAAAAAAAATAATAAAGCATTAAAAGAGCCATTCTCAACCTGTTTAGTGGGTTGGGAATGGCTCCCTCTAATTTTGGCAGTTACAATCTATAATCCTTTCGGAATAGAAGACCATTGTTGGTGCATCTATCTCTTCCGATTAAGGGAAAGAGGAAATACTCTTTCACCTGTATAGATCACCTTTCATCGCTTCACTGTCAAACCGATTATAGGTCGTTAACCACCTTTATAACTTCGGATGTTCCATCCATGTAGGTTACACGTACAATAACTACCTTTTCATTATTCATACTCATCTGGCAGGCATATCTTTCTGCAACCTGCTTATTGAGGATAGTTCCAAGTACTGAGTAAACTTCCACCTTATCCATAGGTAAATCGCTGGTCACATAAACAGAACCTCCAGTACTCCATACTTTTGCATGAGAAATGATTTCTGAAGGCGGAATTGCTGTAGGATCGCCAATATTCAGGAATGTTTTCCATACTTCAGCTGCTTGATAAGTTGGGATTGAACCAATAGGAACAACCAGCTTGCAAGCTGACCGGCTTACGTTTTGGAAAACACTGGATTCAATTGTCTGAGGAGTTTCCTTATAAGTCCTAATTTCAGTTAATCCGGTACAATTATAGAAAGCTCCCGAATTAATAATCATAAGTGAAGCAGGCAGACTGACTTTATTCAGTGAGGTGCAATTATAGAATGCATAATCGCCAATTGAAATCAGAGATTCTGATAGCTTTACGCTTGTTAAACCGCTACAGCCATAAAATACACTTGATTGCAATGTGGTGAGGGATTCAGGAAGCGGCATATTTGTCAAGCTGATACAGCCGGAGAAGGCATATGTTCCTAAAGTTGTAAGCCCTTCGGGCAGGGTAATTGTTGTGCTTGGCAAACTAATACAATTACTAAAGGCATTAGCTTCAATGGTTGTAAGGGTAGATGGCAGGTCGATTGTTTTCAAACTGCTGCATCCGTTAAATACACTAGACTCTAGTTTTGTTAATTCGTCCGGAAGATTAACAGTTGTCAATCCGGTACAGCCATAAAAGGTTGTTTGTCCTAAGGTGTTAACAGTATTTGGCAGGGCGACCGTTTTCAATCCTGTGCAACCTCTGAATGCTTGGTCGCCAATTGTATTCAATCCATCAGGAAAAGTAACGCTTGTTACCCCGCTGCAACCATAAAAGGCCGATCCACCAATAGTGGTTAGTGAGCTCGGCAATGCCAAAGTTTTCAATCCTGTGCAACCATAAAAAGCATATGTACCTATAATGTTTACCGCATCAGGAAAGGTAATAGCGGTCAGACCTGTACAACCGTAGAACGCTCCATCTCCAATATTGGTTAATGTCGATGCAAGATCCATTGTCTTCAAGCTTGTGCAATTATAAAATGCATACGTACCTATGTTAGTCAAGTTATTAGGAAGATCAGCACTGCTTAAGCTTGTGCATCCATAGAAAACGTATGGTTCAATAGAGGTAAGGTTGTCCTTGAATACTACACTAGTCAAGCCGGTGCACCCTTGAAAAGCGGATTGTCCCAATGTGTTGAGTGCATCTGGGAAAGAGATGTTCTTCAATGCTGTACATCCGTTAAATGCTCCTGATTCTATTGTGTTGATGGAACTAGCTGAAAAATCAGCAGTTTTTAGTCCCGTACAACCGTAAAAGGCATTTGATTCAATTGTATTCATTGAGGAAGGAAATGTAATTCCTGTTAATCCCTTACAGCCTTGAAAAGCCGATTGTCCGATTAAATTCAGTGAAGCCGGCAATGCAACCGATGCAAGACCTGTACAATTGTAAAAAGCCTGAGTATTAATAGTTGTCAATGTACTTGGAAATACAACGTTTTTTAATCCTGTACAATTATAAAATGCATAGGTATCAATAACCTGAAGTTGGCTGGGAAGCAAGATGCTTTTTAAGCCAGTGCAACCGTAAAATGCTTGAGATGGAATTGTATTTGCCTCGTAATAGCTGTATTTATTAACAATAGTACCGCTGATATCAAGGCTGTCTAAAGCAGGCATGCTGGCTTTAGCCATTGTTACAAAGTCTCTCTGGTCAATTTGTCCGGTTACCGTTAATTTGGTTACCGTAGTCAGTTCAGTAGAAGTTAGCAGTGAGCTTAATGTACCTGATGTTGCTACATTAACAGTTTTGCTTACACTAGCATATATTGGTATGATATATACCATTAATGCCAAAATTGCAATTAAGTATCTCTTTTTCATACTATTTATATATTAAAATGTTATGAGTCCAATAGTTGAAATCCTGAGTTGATTATTCGTTAATACTGGTTCTATTCGAACATATAATGAATAGAGATTCTGTATTGATACTAATACATAAGACACTTTATACAATAGTTATAATAGGGTGATGGTGATTTACGCTGCAATAGCTGATTTCTCTTTAGCATTCATATCCTGCTAGATTGATGTTTAATATATTTAAAATTGCAGAATAAGAATCAGGCCGGTTCAGTTGTTCTGCCCATATCTTATAAAGAGTATCCTATGAGATATGGGTGTATGATTCTCACTAATAATGAAGATTTAAGGATGGATATTTAAGATTTCTTGACTGTGGTTTATCGGTGCATCATTTATAGCATCAAGAAATCTTGTAATTCAGAATTGAGATGGACAAGAGTTATGATTTTACACTGCTTTATATGCTGTTTATCAGGTGATTAATATTATAACTCTCAATCTGTCTGAACATAGGGATTAAGCCAAAAGTATAACAGATGATATAATAAAGAGTTCGTTAATTGAATCCAAAATTAGTTAGCTGAATAATAATTTAAAAACATTGATTTGCAACACAATTCAAGAGGTGTTATAGCTTCTCAGATCGTATTGAATAACACACAACTGTCAATACCTTTCTAATTCTGTTTTGAGATCATTACTAGACAATTTTCACTGATATTAAATCCTTTCCGTTGGATAAGTTGTTATTCAAAAACAGAAGCTAAATTCAAATGGAATCAATTCCTAAAATAACATCATTGAAAATCCGACCTCTTCAGCTGAACGATTATAGTCAACTGGCGCAGTCGTTTACCCGGGCGTATGGTGGCGATGAGTTCTGGTCTTACAATCAGATTAAGAAATTGGTCCGTATTTTTCCGGAAGGACAGATTGTTGCCGTGGCAGATGGCAAGATTGTGGGTTGTGCACTTGCCATTATTGTAGATTATGACAAGGTGAAAGTAGACCATACTTATGCCAATGTTACCGGGCAATATACCTTCGATACGCACAATCCGGAGG
The Bacteroides sedimenti genome window above contains:
- a CDS encoding M56 family metallopeptidase; the encoded protein is MAPEFVYFLKINIGIALFYAFYRLFFYRDTFFHWRRYALLAFMGISFLYPLLNIQDWVKEQEPMKEIVTIYAANMLPEVTPQQSTLWEQLTGNICPILYWLGIGALILRFLVQLVSICIIARRSRKVVINGITIRIPEKSAAPFSFFHWIFISPELHTENEFREILIHEETHTCQWHSADVVLSELFNIFCWVNPFAWLIKREIRNNLEYMADNRVVLSIHDTKSYQYHLLGLASQKASAHLCNSFNILPLKNRIVMMNKRRTKGIAKTKYVMFFPLAALLMLFSNIEAVARITGKFAEEIISPLTTETSNNADAEAGDSSDQERDGDTEVYTAVESMPRYPGGEIALLSYISRNLKYPTESKLKGVEGKVYVRFVVTKTGEISNARIMRSLDKDCDAEAIRVIMGMPRWEPGKQNGKVVNVYYVIPISFRLNSDKSATQGVEGDFGSGMENGETNNKNATGEGSSSNVYTAVEQMPQFPGGETALMRYIFDNIKYPSSSHQNGVQGKVYTEVTISETGEVKNAKILRSLDPFCDAEALRVVNSLPKWIPGKQNGVNVPVKYVLPITFKLQ
- a CDS encoding leucine-rich repeat domain-containing protein, producing MKTNTIRCMLLVLFAVQSWGLQAQDVTYTVRIETPGTLSSQIPASEKYKISHLTVSGKLNGLDIDFIRDMAGVARALKPLKEYSYETVYAYEDSITEGKLAVLDLSKAEIMVGSSYLIHGSKVICENGNKYFREEYYQTKGDNWIGDYMFSGCISLTSVTIPDNLNSFGIEPFSGCLNMKSLIASDKNRKFSSQDGVLFNKSKTQLIACLASESSYKIPASVVSVAANAFAGCKGLVSVTIPGNVASIGTNAFKDCASLKEMIIEDGNNQLLMGDYSLKYGTVIDFIFPESPLEKVYVGRVLSNNDRECSPFAFFKKSIRQVTVGEGMNAIGSNAFLGCTSLISISIPASVKSIGSQAFYHCSSLTSVALPNRISYIGGNAFSDCSALTSIVIPDSVRCIRAGTFANCTSLMSLSIPDNVTSVIGNAFEGCTGVRSITIGDSLTWIMNDAFTGCTGLKEFIVSGGNPKYTVVDGVLFNKEKTQLFAYPNARSASYTIPEGVRFIADKAFSGCIKLNSITMPVSVRLIGTQSFYGCTGLTSVDIPNSVTTIGCKSFANSTGLTTVNIGSGVNSIYPDAFSGCRDLKEFIVSSGNAAYCSENGVLFTKDKKYLYAYPKAKSAIYTIPSYVTFIGEEAFSNCIGLKELHCSSIAPPRAYTSSFNGMDKALCKLYVPKGSRIFYNSADNWGFGNIIEE
- a CDS encoding leucine-rich repeat protein; translated protein: MDIPNTVTYIGAFTFMNFIGLTSIIIPDKVLYLGDHEFDGCYSLNEMCIISP
- a CDS encoding leucine-rich repeat protein, coding for MKKRYLIAILALMVYIIPIYASVSKTVNVATSGTLSSLLTSTELTTVTKLTVTGQIDQRDFVTMAKASMPALDSLDISGTIVNKYSYYEANTIPSQAFYGCTGLKSILLPSQLQVIDTYAFYNCTGLKNVVFPSTLTTINTQAFYNCTGLASVALPASLNLIGQSAFQGCKGLTGITFPSSMNTIESNAFYGCTGLKTADFSASSINTIESGAFNGCTALKNISFPDALNTLGQSAFQGCTGLTSVVFKDNLTSIEPYVFYGCTSLSSADLPNNLTNIGTYAFYNCTSLKTMDLASTLTNIGDGAFYGCTGLTAITFPDAVNIIGTYAFYGCTGLKTLALPSSLTTIGGSAFYGCSGVTSVTFPDGLNTIGDQAFRGCTGLKTVALPNTVNTLGQTTFYGCTGLTTVNLPDELTKLESSVFNGCSSLKTIDLPSTLTTIEANAFSNCISLPSTTITLPEGLTTLGTYAFSGCISLTNMPLPESLTTLQSSVFYGCSGLTSVKLSESLISIGDYAFYNCTSLNKVSLPASLMIINSGAFYNCTGLTEIRTYKETPQTIESSVFQNVSRSACKLVVPIGSIPTYQAAEVWKTFLNIGDPTAIPPSEIISHAKVWSTGGSVYVTSDLPMDKVEVYSVLGTILNKQVAERYACQMSMNNEKVVIVRVTYMDGTSEVIKVVNDL